From one Streptomyces sp. SCSIO 30461 genomic stretch:
- a CDS encoding restriction endonuclease subunit S, translated as MTSRTDLVDSGVPWLGRVPTGWKTKPLWSMFERIKDVDHPEEQMLSVFREFGVVAKDSRDNLNKTAENRSIYQLVHPGWLVANRMKAWQGSVGISSLRGIVSGHYICFAPRHSEDNRYLNWLLRSTAYTNGYGLLSRGVRIGQAEIDNDQLRLMPILLPSTQEQRVIADYLDRETARIDTLIEEQRRLIEMLSERRVATVAETLDGYERTQVRRLVDHDRPMTYGILQCGEPVDGGVVYIGPSDIQGEGQSPDRDALRTTTPEIASAYKRSVLKGGDVVVSIGPAYGKVAVVSDDLAGANLTQDTVRVALRPDLVDTRFFVWALLSRQTAEYWDYQIMGATFRRLNLGTLARTPIPLPAIHEQRRIAAYLDEQTAKIDTLIAEAERFIELSRERRSALITAAVTGQIDVREAA; from the coding sequence ATGACGTCACGCACGGATCTGGTCGACTCTGGTGTGCCGTGGCTCGGTCGCGTGCCGACTGGCTGGAAGACGAAGCCTCTGTGGTCGATGTTCGAGCGGATCAAGGATGTCGACCACCCGGAAGAGCAGATGCTCTCCGTTTTCCGCGAATTCGGGGTCGTCGCGAAGGACTCTCGCGACAATCTCAATAAGACCGCTGAGAACCGCAGCATCTACCAGCTGGTGCATCCAGGCTGGCTCGTCGCCAACCGCATGAAGGCGTGGCAGGGCTCGGTGGGAATCTCCTCTCTCCGGGGCATCGTCTCTGGGCACTACATCTGCTTCGCTCCTCGCCACAGCGAAGACAACCGGTACCTCAACTGGCTGCTGCGTTCGACGGCCTACACGAATGGCTACGGCTTGCTTTCCCGGGGTGTCCGGATCGGACAGGCAGAGATCGACAACGATCAGCTCAGGCTCATGCCGATCCTGCTGCCATCGACGCAGGAGCAGCGCGTCATCGCCGACTACCTCGACCGCGAGACGGCCCGCATCGACACGCTCATCGAGGAGCAGCGGCGGCTGATCGAGATGCTCAGCGAGCGTCGCGTGGCGACAGTCGCTGAGACCTTGGACGGCTACGAGCGGACCCAGGTGCGCCGACTGGTCGATCACGATCGGCCGATGACCTACGGCATTCTGCAGTGTGGTGAGCCGGTCGACGGTGGGGTTGTCTACATCGGACCGTCGGACATTCAGGGCGAGGGCCAATCCCCGGATAGGGATGCCCTGAGAACGACAACACCTGAAATCGCGAGCGCGTACAAGCGGTCAGTTCTCAAGGGTGGTGACGTGGTCGTTTCGATCGGCCCGGCGTACGGGAAGGTGGCCGTCGTATCGGATGACTTGGCTGGTGCGAATCTGACGCAAGATACGGTGCGAGTTGCACTGCGGCCGGATCTGGTCGACACGAGATTTTTCGTGTGGGCGCTGCTGTCACGGCAGACGGCTGAGTATTGGGACTACCAGATCATGGGCGCGACGTTCCGCCGACTGAACCTCGGCACTTTGGCCCGGACACCCATCCCGCTTCCGGCGATCCATGAGCAGCGGCGGATCGCTGCGTATTTGGATGAGCAGACCGCAAAGATCGACACGCTCATCGCCGAGGCCGAGCGGTTCATTGAGCTCTCCAGGGAGCGGCGGTCGGCGTTGATCACGGCGGCGGTGACGGGGCAGATCGACGTACGAGAGGCAGCGTGA
- a CDS encoding type I restriction endonuclease: protein MADHNEVVFETEICEYLRDHGWLYSENDRDGGEYDRERALFPNDLYAWLEETQKPAYEKALKAAGSQTKFLDVLTAALDRPLEHGGGTLNILRNGVQYIGGGRLKMAQFRPETSLNATSTAHYEAMRVRVVRQVHFSTADQRILDLVFFVNGLPVATVELKTDFTQSLDEAINQYKQDRNPLTKGRPEPLLSFGHRALVHFAVSNNLAAMTTRLEGERTHFLPFNVGFDSGAGNPPGADGRSSTAYLWERVWEKHAWLNIIGRLMIVQTKEEWDVTTGTSVRRASMLFPRFHQWEAVTSIVEAVKEEGVGQRYLIEHSAGSGKTNTIAWTAHRLARLHVDDRKVFDSVIVVVDRTVLDSQLQDAIRQIDGTGKIVATISPEDVRKAGAKSKSGLLAQALKNGELIIAVTVQTFPHALNEIRTDAGLKGKRFAVIADEAHSSQSGQISSKLKQVLTAEEVKEIEEGGEVDVESVLASEMTERAESENISYFAFTATPKNKTLELFGRKGADGKPREFHLYSMKQAIEEGYILDVLKGYQSYDTALKIAGRAESGDGGEVEEAAARKGLMRWVQLHPTNISQKVQIIVEHFHSNVAYLLEGKAKAMVVTDSRKSAVKYKLAIDAYIARRRTEDASYNYRTLVAFSAGVTMTEDETWHSDWGPQPSKDDEFTEANMNPGAGADLAAAFKGETYKIMLVANKFQTGFDQPLLSAMYIDKKLSGVTAVQTLSRLNRTHRTAGGEQKRKTFVIDFANKPEDIKAAFEPYFKNATLETETDPYVVVHLANKLAQAGIYTEDDVRKVAELWVTRKGNNALSAAISPAQHGFRRRYARAIEEEDKVTLHELDLFRKDVSTYVRLYDFMSQIVDYGDPYMEMLSIFLRLLEKVIAESAWTADVDLSDVVLVGVKHNKAIQVDISLVGDGQLKGISAAGTGMKKDPKYVALQVVIDKMNDLFGAESFAEYQVREFVQGLVQRLLADPNLIRQTKVNSKKQFLESPDFQAAVTEAVADNQDAHNTMADYFFTDGPAINSIIVALADAFYEAAIDQQVDS, encoded by the coding sequence ATGGCTGACCACAACGAGGTGGTCTTCGAGACGGAGATCTGCGAGTACCTCCGGGATCACGGCTGGCTGTACTCGGAGAACGACCGTGACGGCGGGGAGTACGACCGGGAGCGGGCGCTATTCCCGAACGACTTGTACGCGTGGCTGGAGGAGACACAGAAGCCGGCGTACGAGAAGGCGTTGAAGGCGGCCGGCTCGCAGACGAAGTTCCTCGACGTGCTGACCGCGGCGCTGGACAGGCCGCTGGAGCATGGCGGGGGCACACTGAACATCCTGCGCAACGGGGTGCAGTACATCGGTGGCGGTCGGTTGAAGATGGCGCAGTTCCGCCCCGAGACCTCGCTCAACGCGACCAGCACGGCGCACTACGAGGCGATGCGGGTGCGGGTGGTGCGGCAAGTGCACTTCTCGACCGCTGACCAGCGCATCCTTGATCTGGTGTTCTTCGTCAACGGTCTTCCGGTGGCCACGGTGGAGTTGAAGACCGACTTCACCCAGTCGCTGGACGAGGCGATCAACCAGTACAAGCAGGACCGCAACCCACTGACTAAGGGGCGGCCTGAGCCGCTACTGTCCTTCGGACATCGCGCTCTGGTCCACTTCGCGGTCTCGAACAACCTCGCGGCGATGACCACCAGGCTGGAGGGGGAGAGGACCCATTTCCTGCCGTTCAACGTCGGCTTCGACAGCGGTGCTGGCAACCCGCCCGGCGCGGACGGACGGTCGTCGACGGCGTACCTGTGGGAACGCGTCTGGGAGAAACACGCCTGGCTGAACATCATCGGGCGGCTGATGATCGTGCAGACCAAGGAGGAGTGGGACGTCACCACCGGCACGTCGGTGAGGCGTGCGAGCATGCTCTTCCCACGGTTCCACCAGTGGGAGGCCGTCACGAGCATCGTCGAGGCGGTGAAGGAGGAGGGTGTCGGGCAGCGGTACCTGATCGAGCATTCGGCCGGGTCGGGGAAGACGAACACCATCGCTTGGACGGCTCACCGGCTGGCGCGGTTGCATGTCGATGACCGGAAAGTCTTCGACTCGGTCATCGTGGTTGTGGACCGCACCGTGCTTGACTCCCAGCTGCAGGATGCGATCCGGCAGATCGACGGCACCGGCAAGATCGTCGCGACTATCAGCCCCGAAGACGTCCGCAAGGCTGGCGCGAAGTCGAAGTCGGGCCTGCTGGCGCAAGCGTTGAAGAACGGTGAGCTAATCATCGCCGTGACGGTGCAGACCTTCCCGCATGCGCTGAACGAGATCCGGACCGACGCTGGCCTCAAGGGCAAGCGGTTCGCCGTCATCGCCGATGAGGCGCACTCCTCTCAGTCGGGTCAGATCTCCTCGAAGCTGAAGCAGGTGCTGACGGCCGAGGAGGTCAAGGAGATCGAGGAGGGGGGCGAGGTTGATGTGGAGTCGGTGCTGGCCTCGGAGATGACAGAGCGGGCCGAGTCGGAGAACATCTCCTACTTCGCCTTCACCGCGACGCCGAAGAACAAGACCCTCGAATTGTTCGGCCGCAAGGGTGCCGACGGGAAGCCGCGCGAGTTCCACCTGTACTCGATGAAGCAGGCGATCGAGGAGGGCTACATCCTCGACGTGCTCAAGGGCTATCAGTCCTACGACACGGCGTTGAAGATCGCCGGCAGGGCCGAGAGCGGTGATGGGGGAGAGGTCGAGGAGGCCGCTGCCCGCAAGGGTCTCATGCGGTGGGTGCAGCTCCACCCGACGAACATCAGCCAGAAGGTGCAGATCATCGTCGAGCACTTCCACTCCAACGTCGCCTACCTCCTCGAAGGCAAGGCGAAGGCGATGGTGGTGACCGACTCGCGCAAGTCCGCAGTGAAGTACAAGCTGGCCATCGACGCCTACATTGCCAGGCGCCGCACCGAGGACGCCTCGTACAACTACCGCACCCTGGTCGCCTTCTCTGCCGGGGTGACGATGACCGAGGACGAAACCTGGCACAGCGACTGGGGCCCGCAGCCGTCGAAGGATGACGAGTTCACCGAGGCCAACATGAACCCCGGTGCCGGGGCTGATCTGGCAGCCGCATTTAAGGGCGAGACGTACAAGATCATGCTGGTCGCCAACAAGTTCCAGACCGGCTTCGACCAGCCCTTACTCTCGGCCATGTACATAGACAAGAAGCTGTCAGGGGTCACCGCGGTGCAGACGCTCTCGCGGCTCAACCGCACCCACCGCACCGCTGGTGGGGAGCAGAAGCGCAAGACATTCGTCATCGACTTCGCCAACAAGCCCGAGGACATCAAGGCAGCCTTCGAGCCGTACTTCAAGAACGCGACCCTGGAGACCGAGACCGATCCATACGTCGTTGTCCACTTGGCTAACAAGCTTGCCCAGGCCGGAATCTACACCGAGGACGACGTTCGCAAGGTCGCCGAGCTGTGGGTGACTCGGAAGGGCAACAACGCGCTCTCGGCGGCGATCAGCCCGGCGCAGCACGGTTTCCGGCGCCGCTACGCGCGGGCGATCGAGGAGGAGGACAAGGTCACGCTCCACGAGCTCGACCTGTTCCGCAAGGATGTCTCCACCTACGTACGTCTCTATGACTTCATGTCCCAGATCGTCGACTACGGCGACCCCTACATGGAGATGCTCTCGATCTTCCTGCGTCTGCTGGAGAAGGTCATCGCCGAGTCCGCCTGGACGGCCGACGTGGACCTTTCCGACGTGGTGCTGGTCGGGGTCAAGCACAACAAGGCAATCCAGGTCGACATCTCACTTGTGGGCGACGGGCAGCTGAAGGGCATCAGCGCAGCCGGCACGGGAATGAAGAAGGATCCGAAGTACGTCGCGCTCCAGGTCGTCATAGACAAGATGAATGACCTCTTCGGTGCCGAATCGTTCGCCGAGTACCAGGTCAGGGAGTTCGTGCAGGGACTCGTCCAGCGGTTGCTCGCCGACCCGAACCTGATCAGGCAGACCAAGGTGAACTCCAAGAAGCAGTTCCTGGAGTCACCAGACTTCCAAGCCGCCGTTACGGAAGCGGTCGCAGACAACCAGGACGCCCACAACACGATGGCTGACTACTTTTTCACCGACGGGCCGGCCATCAACTCGATCATCGTTGCCCTCGCGGATGCCTTCTACGAAGCAGCGATCGATCAGCAGGTGGATTCATAG
- a CDS encoding DUF3644 domain-containing protein, giving the protein MRLRQEARVLKEKAVSSMVAAAEAFNSPHDRGRETKVLLHLQHSFEMLLKAALVQKGISVFDPALGRSLGFETCVRKAAEHPDIKLSEPDAGTLRAIDAMRDDEQHWFNQVSEQLLYVHARAAVTLFDDLLRGVFKESLADHLPDRVLPVSVDPPRDLALLLDEEYTQIAALLKPGRRATHEARARIRTLLAMEAHTGPETRVSGKDVDRVQAGIRGGATRSEVFPRLEELATATDGEGLLVKVRFVKNQAAPPVRYAADESVPAAAIREVDLQAKYHRSAAELAEALDLTQPKCLALRRHLGIDADPACSHEFVFSSQRLKRFSDNAFTRMRTARDTLDLEAVWRAHNPSARQLESCKVPGCRAG; this is encoded by the coding sequence GTGAGACTTAGGCAAGAGGCTCGTGTCCTCAAGGAGAAGGCCGTTTCTTCGATGGTTGCGGCGGCCGAGGCATTCAACTCGCCGCACGACCGAGGGCGAGAAACGAAGGTACTTCTGCACCTTCAGCACTCCTTCGAGATGCTGCTGAAAGCCGCGCTCGTCCAGAAGGGCATTAGCGTCTTCGACCCGGCTCTGGGCCGGTCACTCGGATTTGAGACCTGCGTACGCAAGGCTGCCGAACACCCGGACATCAAGCTCAGCGAGCCTGACGCAGGAACGCTCAGAGCCATCGACGCCATGCGCGATGACGAGCAGCACTGGTTCAACCAGGTTTCCGAGCAGCTGCTGTACGTGCATGCCCGAGCTGCCGTGACACTCTTCGACGACCTGCTCAGGGGCGTATTCAAGGAGTCGCTCGCTGACCACCTGCCCGACCGCGTACTGCCGGTGTCGGTTGACCCGCCCCGTGACCTTGCGCTCCTCCTGGACGAGGAATACACACAGATCGCAGCCCTACTCAAGCCGGGCCGACGCGCGACGCACGAGGCGCGAGCCAGGATTCGAACCTTGTTGGCGATGGAGGCCCACACCGGGCCGGAGACCCGCGTCTCGGGTAAGGACGTCGATCGCGTTCAGGCCGGCATACGTGGGGGAGCGACGCGCTCGGAAGTCTTCCCTCGCTTGGAGGAGCTGGCCACTGCTACGGACGGTGAGGGACTGCTGGTCAAGGTGCGCTTCGTTAAGAACCAGGCGGCTCCGCCAGTGCGCTATGCGGCTGATGAATCCGTGCCGGCGGCCGCGATCCGGGAGGTGGATCTCCAGGCCAAGTACCACCGCTCGGCGGCCGAGCTCGCCGAGGCCCTTGACTTGACCCAGCCGAAGTGCCTCGCGTTGCGGCGACACCTGGGCATCGACGCTGATCCCGCGTGCAGCCACGAGTTCGTCTTCAGCTCCCAACGCCTGAAGCGCTTTTCCGACAACGCCTTCACCCGCATGCGCACCGCGCGCGACACGTTGGATCTGGAAGCCGTCTGGCGAGCTCATAACCCGTCCGCCCGCCAACTGGAGTCCTGCAAAGTGCCCGGCTGTCGAGCTGGGTGA
- a CDS encoding GNAT family N-acetyltransferase yields the protein MTTAPAIELRTFTTLDTARGDLLDVYADVRAPLLHLPNYAVTAFGERLDRHGTEPGFTAVLAYADGHPVGYAYGNTIEHGDRYWQRASPTPAEKYTERPAVALKEIGVRPTWRKTGTARLIHDALLATRNEPYVTLMVNPAAGDGKVHALYRSWGYEDIGQSQPSPASPVLTVMIRNTR from the coding sequence ATGACCACGGCGCCCGCCATCGAACTGCGCACCTTCACCACACTCGACACCGCCCGCGGCGACCTCCTCGACGTGTACGCCGACGTGCGCGCCCCCCTTCTCCACCTGCCGAACTACGCGGTCACCGCGTTCGGCGAACGCCTGGACCGGCACGGTACCGAGCCGGGGTTCACGGCCGTCCTCGCGTACGCGGACGGACATCCGGTCGGCTACGCATACGGCAACACCATCGAGCACGGCGACCGGTACTGGCAGCGCGCCAGCCCGACGCCGGCCGAGAAGTACACAGAACGCCCGGCCGTGGCCCTGAAGGAGATCGGCGTCCGCCCGACCTGGCGGAAGACCGGCACCGCCCGCCTTATCCACGACGCCCTCCTCGCCACGCGCAACGAGCCGTACGTGACACTCATGGTCAACCCGGCTGCCGGGGACGGAAAGGTCCACGCGCTCTACAGATCATGGGGGTACGAGGACATCGGGCAGAGCCAGCCGTCACCGGCCTCACCGGTCCTCACCGTGATGATCCGCAACACCCGCTGA
- a CDS encoding XRE family transcriptional regulator, with product MDTTRNTVLEAWMTEHGYSSNSLAEAVNRAIERLTGRLGGLDGSSVRAWKAGRVTWPKSAARKALEDVTGLPAVALGFVPRGRPSSTPAPPQQEDPDMKRRTLVGSIAAAAAAAAAPGTASPRRIGMSDVNRLNKRFAEIIASDHRHGGQLGIEQRAAALADEALNLQNAGSATQRVRSNLYASAAAFRSSAMWAAIDGRRYDVAKAHMREAQALAEMSGDQAIKFRIWSHAGTMYRHMGRPADAFAANDVARNLHLTRRDPLFASLGLARQGAIHGAAQDRTGIRRAFDQAQDTMLRADPADYRPVWMLAFYDQAELDSLALSAHLALGDYSTAEYHAHRCLSALRPHMIRSRAITTTRLAHAQLAQGAPEAATVTAIKVPAEAATQHARVTRMLQEFGAALRATAPGSSTVQTWTEHTATWRMAA from the coding sequence ATGGACACCACCCGCAACACCGTTCTTGAGGCGTGGATGACCGAACACGGCTACAGCTCCAACAGCCTCGCCGAGGCCGTAAACAGGGCCATTGAACGGTTGACCGGACGCCTTGGAGGACTCGATGGCTCATCGGTCCGGGCATGGAAAGCGGGCCGGGTCACGTGGCCGAAGTCAGCTGCCCGCAAGGCACTTGAGGACGTCACCGGACTGCCCGCCGTCGCTTTAGGGTTCGTGCCACGGGGCCGGCCTTCGTCCACCCCGGCCCCACCGCAGCAGGAGGACCCCGACATGAAGCGCCGTACCCTCGTCGGCAGCATCGCGGCGGCTGCCGCCGCAGCAGCCGCACCCGGCACCGCATCGCCGCGCCGTATCGGCATGAGCGACGTCAACCGCCTCAACAAGCGCTTCGCCGAGATCATCGCCAGCGACCACCGCCATGGGGGACAGCTCGGCATCGAACAGCGGGCAGCCGCCCTCGCCGACGAGGCACTCAACCTCCAGAACGCGGGCAGCGCCACCCAGCGGGTACGCAGCAACCTCTACGCCTCAGCAGCCGCTTTCCGATCCTCCGCGATGTGGGCCGCCATCGACGGCCGGCGCTACGACGTCGCCAAGGCGCACATGCGCGAGGCCCAGGCCCTCGCCGAAATGTCCGGCGACCAGGCGATCAAGTTCCGCATCTGGAGCCACGCGGGCACCATGTACCGCCACATGGGCCGACCGGCGGACGCGTTCGCCGCCAACGACGTCGCCCGCAACCTGCACCTCACCCGCCGAGACCCCCTGTTCGCCTCCCTCGGCCTGGCCCGCCAGGGCGCCATCCACGGTGCGGCGCAGGACCGCACCGGCATCCGTCGGGCGTTCGATCAGGCGCAGGACACCATGCTGCGTGCCGACCCCGCCGACTACAGGCCGGTGTGGATGCTCGCCTTCTACGACCAGGCCGAACTGGACTCCCTGGCCCTGTCGGCGCACTTGGCACTCGGCGACTACTCCACCGCCGAGTACCACGCCCACCGCTGCTTGTCCGCCCTCCGGCCCCACATGATCCGCTCCCGGGCCATCACCACGACCCGGCTCGCCCACGCGCAACTTGCCCAGGGCGCTCCCGAAGCCGCCACGGTCACCGCGATTAAGGTCCCGGCCGAGGCTGCTACCCAGCACGCCCGGGTGACGCGCATGCTGCAGGAGTTCGGGGCCGCACTGCGCGCCACCGCGCCGGGCAGCTCCACCGTGCAGACCTGGACCGAGCACACCGCCACCTGGAGGATGGCCGCATGA
- a CDS encoding ATP-binding protein translates to MTSLRTPVEAISVGHPMYSQTFPCEPSTAEIGRELVRGVLGVWHLDSLADRAALIVTELIANASRHTPCPEIRLTVGRPSATRLRVGVVDREPTRLPILSQVADDDESGRGLLLVDAVADRWGYDLHGSDRRPWGKEVWAELRTEGGK, encoded by the coding sequence ATGACGAGTCTGAGAACACCAGTTGAGGCCATCTCCGTCGGCCACCCCATGTACAGCCAGACCTTCCCGTGCGAGCCGTCCACGGCCGAGATCGGCCGTGAACTCGTCCGAGGAGTCCTCGGCGTGTGGCACCTCGACAGCCTCGCCGACCGAGCCGCGCTGATCGTCACGGAGCTGATCGCGAACGCCTCCAGGCACACTCCGTGTCCCGAGATCCGACTCACGGTCGGGCGGCCGAGCGCGACACGACTGCGTGTCGGGGTCGTGGACCGGGAACCAACGCGGCTGCCGATACTCAGCCAGGTGGCTGACGACGACGAGTCGGGGCGCGGGCTGCTCCTCGTCGATGCTGTCGCCGACCGGTGGGGCTACGACCTGCACGGCTCGGACAGACGCCCTTGGGGCAAAGAGGTCTGGGCGGAACTCCGCACCGAGGGCGGCAAGTGA
- a CDS encoding FxLD family lanthipeptide, with protein sequence MTRSTVVPSRTEVRPQIPGASDGFDLDVSLVEIADPAGLVNLTDDNCGSTCGACTTNVA encoded by the coding sequence ATGACGCGCAGCACCGTAGTTCCTAGCCGCACCGAAGTACGCCCGCAGATCCCGGGGGCGTCGGACGGCTTCGACCTGGACGTCTCTCTCGTCGAGATCGCCGACCCGGCGGGCCTGGTCAACCTGACCGACGACAACTGCGGGTCCACCTGCGGCGCCTGCACCACCAACGTCGCCTGA